From one Rhodanobacteraceae bacterium genomic stretch:
- a CDS encoding beta-lactamase family protein produces the protein MAGRVCALMLALAAYAPARGDSVDPVAAVVAADTLATEAQAWADVVAASGAAPALAVAIVRPQQPDWLYAAGEPYTGAGVPVDAHTVFRLASVSKGFAGTLCGLLADAGFLSLNQSVVDLVPGLQLADPNAPTALTLERLLSHQTGLPHHTFDMNLEANAALSDLIQALPKVRPACAVGGCYAYQNVLFNVASDVAFGAVGSFFPVELSRRLLVPLGMRDTSVGREALIGSSNWARPHVYARGGWTPVEPKPTYYQLPAAAGVNASISDLALWMRAQLGERPDVLPPQVLDVVHASRVDTPGELAGPRWRRERVRAAGYALGWRVFDYAGHTMVFHAGAVQGYRAMVALLPDQSFGVALLWNSNSGVPGGLLPRIVDRQLQLDGPDWLDLNKLQVAANRRKPRG, from the coding sequence ATGGCAGGCAGGGTGTGCGCGCTGATGCTCGCGCTGGCGGCGTATGCGCCGGCCCGTGGCGACAGCGTGGATCCTGTCGCGGCCGTCGTGGCGGCAGACACCCTGGCGACCGAGGCGCAGGCCTGGGCCGATGTGGTCGCGGCCAGTGGCGCCGCGCCGGCGCTGGCGGTGGCGATCGTGCGCCCGCAGCAGCCGGACTGGCTGTACGCCGCGGGCGAGCCCTACACCGGCGCCGGCGTGCCGGTGGATGCGCACACGGTATTTCGCCTGGCGTCGGTGTCCAAGGGCTTTGCCGGCACCCTGTGCGGGTTGCTCGCGGATGCCGGCTTCCTGTCGCTGAACCAGAGCGTGGTGGACCTGGTTCCCGGCCTGCAACTGGCAGATCCGAACGCGCCGACGGCGCTGACGCTGGAGCGCTTGCTGAGCCACCAGACCGGGCTGCCGCACCACACCTTCGACATGAATCTGGAAGCGAATGCGGCGCTGTCGGACCTGATCCAGGCGCTACCGAAGGTGCGTCCGGCCTGTGCCGTCGGCGGCTGCTACGCCTACCAGAACGTGCTGTTCAACGTGGCCTCCGATGTCGCCTTTGGTGCGGTCGGCAGCTTCTTCCCGGTCGAACTCAGCCGTCGCCTGCTGGTGCCGCTCGGCATGCGTGACACCTCAGTCGGCCGCGAAGCGCTGATCGGCAGCAGCAACTGGGCGCGGCCGCACGTTTACGCGCGCGGTGGCTGGACCCCGGTGGAGCCCAAGCCGACCTATTACCAACTGCCCGCCGCGGCTGGCGTCAACGCCAGCATCAGCGATCTCGCGCTGTGGATGCGCGCGCAACTGGGCGAGCGGCCGGATGTGCTGCCGCCGCAGGTGCTCGACGTGGTGCATGCATCGCGGGTGGACACCCCGGGCGAACTCGCCGGCCCGCGCTGGCGCCGTGAGCGCGTGCGCGCCGCCGGCTATGCGCTGGGCTGGCGCGTGTTCGACTACGCCGGGCACACCATGGTGTTCCATGCCGGCGCGGTGCAGGGCTACCGCGCGATGGTCGCGCTGCTGCCGGACCAGTCCTTCGGCGTCGCCTTGCTGTGGAATTCCAACAGCGGCGTTCCGGGTGGTTTGCTGCCGCGCATCGTCGACCGCCAGCTGCAGCTGGACGGTCCGGACTGGCTGGATCTGAACAAGTTGCAGGTCGCCGCCAACCGGCGCAAGCCGCGCGGATGA
- a CDS encoding HlyD family efflux transporter periplasmic adaptor subunit, with the protein MSALRSPAARAGLLIAAGLTVAVMYFGFRGDRVRVDSAPVQRQELVESLREEGRTRVVHRYRIAAPVQGQVERIELRPGDAVGVGQVLARIAPSAGALLDPATRDRLSGEARAAESAIAQAQARVTAARAADRLAQQELERVRPMVANGTLARRDGDRAESQAQQARAEWSAARFALELAQAQRDAAQALLAQQGKSDGADQVVEVRAPVAGLVLARLRESAGPVAIGEPLLEIGDPASLEVEVDLLSADAVRVAPGMDVRLHRWGGAQPLAARVRRVEPVGFTKISALGVEEQRVWVLCDFVSPLADWQRLGDGYRVDAEFLLSAGEALTVPAGALFRRGEGWAVFRIADGRAFEQAVEVGRRSGLDAEVLSGLDAGDTVVVHPDDRVTESTRVETL; encoded by the coding sequence TTGAGCGCGCTGCGGTCGCCGGCCGCCCGGGCCGGCCTGTTGATTGCGGCCGGATTGACCGTTGCGGTGATGTACTTCGGCTTTCGCGGCGATCGTGTGCGCGTGGATTCCGCGCCGGTGCAGCGCCAGGAACTGGTCGAGAGCCTGCGCGAAGAGGGCCGCACGCGGGTGGTTCATCGCTACCGTATCGCGGCCCCGGTGCAGGGGCAGGTGGAGCGCATCGAATTGCGCCCAGGCGATGCGGTAGGCGTCGGGCAGGTGCTCGCGCGGATCGCGCCGTCCGCTGGCGCGCTGCTGGATCCGGCCACGCGCGACCGCCTGAGCGGCGAGGCGCGCGCGGCTGAATCGGCGATTGCGCAGGCGCAGGCACGGGTGACGGCGGCGCGTGCGGCCGACCGGCTGGCGCAGCAGGAGCTCGAACGCGTTCGCCCGATGGTGGCGAACGGGACGCTGGCGCGGCGCGACGGCGACCGCGCCGAAAGCCAGGCGCAGCAAGCGCGCGCCGAGTGGTCGGCGGCGCGTTTCGCGCTGGAACTGGCGCAGGCGCAGCGCGATGCCGCGCAGGCGCTGCTGGCGCAGCAGGGCAAGTCGGATGGCGCGGACCAGGTGGTCGAGGTGCGCGCGCCAGTGGCCGGCCTGGTGCTGGCGCGCCTGCGCGAGAGCGCAGGTCCGGTGGCGATCGGTGAGCCGCTGCTGGAGATCGGCGATCCGGCCAGTCTGGAGGTGGAGGTCGACCTGTTGTCGGCCGATGCGGTGCGCGTGGCGCCCGGGATGGACGTGCGTCTGCACCGCTGGGGCGGCGCGCAGCCGCTGGCGGCGCGGGTGCGCCGGGTGGAGCCGGTCGGCTTCACCAAGATCTCTGCGCTCGGCGTCGAGGAACAGCGCGTCTGGGTGCTGTGCGACTTCGTGTCGCCGCTGGCCGACTGGCAGCGCCTCGGCGACGGCTACCGCGTCGACGCAGAATTCCTGCTGTCCGCCGGCGAAGCGCTGACCGTACCCGCCGGCGCGCTGTTCCGCCGCGGCGAAGGCTGGGCGGTGTTCCGCATCGCGGACGGGCGCGCCTTCGAGCAGGCGGTCGAGGTCGGCCGCCGCAGCGGGTTGGACGCGGAGGTCCTGTCGGGCCTGGATGCCGGCGACACGGTGGTGGTCCACCCGGACGATCGGGTGACGGAATCGACGCGGGTAGAGACGCTCTGA
- a CDS encoding choline dehydrogenase has product MRALWPCLAAGVCVYDYIIVGAGSAGCVLANRLTADGRHRVLLLEAGGRDWHPFIHMPAGLAKLINVKFLNWSYQTEPEPGLDNRRMYWPRGKVLGGSSSINAMCYIRGQKQDYDGWAAAGNRGWSWSEVLPYFRRSEDNQRGADNLHGTGGPLSVEDLRHVSPLTRAALAAAQAAGHPLNADFNGSDQRGFGTYQVTTRNARRCSTAVAYLADAMKRPNLTVVTHAQATRVLFDRDRAVGVEARVGRRIQRFEATREVLLSGGAVNSPQLLLLSGIGPADQLRRHGIGVRVDASGVGRHLTDHLDICVLRHCRQPITYDKTNDLFVGLQYYLTGTGLGTSNVAEGGGFVTSKYASDGRPDLQFHFVPAMLDDHGRNRLPGHGFTMHACQLRPMSRGHLELASADPFAPPRIHANYLSAPEDLPLMIEGVRTTREIFAQSPLAPYAADEILPGKGAQSDGDIAAFIRRKAETIYHPVSTCRMGVDRDAVVDPELRVRGVHGLRVVDASIMPSLVSGNTNAPTVMIAEKASDLILAS; this is encoded by the coding sequence ATGCGCGCCTTGTGGCCATGCCTTGCGGCGGGAGTTTGCGTGTACGACTACATCATCGTCGGGGCGGGTTCCGCCGGTTGCGTGCTGGCCAACCGCCTGACCGCCGACGGGCGCCACCGGGTGCTGTTGCTGGAGGCGGGTGGGCGCGACTGGCATCCCTTCATCCACATGCCGGCGGGCCTGGCCAAGCTGATCAACGTCAAGTTCCTCAACTGGAGCTACCAGACCGAGCCGGAGCCGGGCCTCGACAACCGCCGCATGTACTGGCCGCGCGGCAAGGTGCTGGGCGGATCCAGCTCGATCAACGCGATGTGCTACATCCGCGGGCAGAAGCAGGACTACGACGGCTGGGCGGCGGCGGGCAACCGCGGTTGGAGCTGGTCCGAGGTACTACCGTACTTCCGCCGCTCGGAAGACAACCAGCGCGGTGCGGACAACCTGCATGGCACGGGTGGCCCGCTGTCGGTGGAGGACCTGCGGCATGTGAGCCCGCTGACGCGCGCGGCGCTGGCCGCGGCGCAGGCGGCCGGGCACCCACTGAATGCCGATTTCAACGGCAGCGATCAGCGCGGCTTCGGCACCTACCAGGTGACCACCCGCAATGCGCGCCGCTGCAGCACCGCGGTGGCTTATCTCGCCGACGCGATGAAGCGCCCGAACCTGACGGTGGTGACCCACGCCCAAGCCACCCGCGTGCTGTTCGACCGCGATCGCGCGGTCGGCGTCGAGGCGCGCGTGGGGCGCCGGATCCAGCGCTTCGAGGCGACGCGCGAGGTGCTGCTGTCCGGTGGTGCGGTCAATTCACCGCAGTTGCTGCTGCTGTCGGGCATCGGCCCGGCCGACCAGTTGCGCCGCCATGGCATCGGCGTGCGAGTGGATGCGTCGGGGGTTGGTCGCCACCTGACCGATCACCTCGACATCTGCGTGCTGCGCCACTGCCGCCAGCCGATCACCTACGACAAGACCAACGATCTCTTTGTCGGCCTGCAGTACTACCTGACCGGCACGGGCCTGGGTACCTCGAATGTGGCCGAAGGCGGCGGCTTCGTCACCTCGAAGTACGCCAGCGACGGCCGCCCGGACCTGCAGTTCCACTTCGTGCCGGCGATGCTCGACGACCACGGGCGCAACCGCCTTCCCGGCCATGGCTTCACGATGCACGCCTGCCAGTTGCGGCCGATGAGCCGCGGCCACCTGGAGCTCGCCTCGGCCGATCCCTTCGCCCCGCCGCGGATCCATGCGAACTACCTCAGCGCGCCGGAAGACCTGCCGCTGATGATCGAGGGCGTGCGCACCACCCGCGAGATCTTCGCGCAGTCGCCGCTCGCACCCTATGCCGCCGACGAGATCCTGCCGGGCAAGGGCGCCCAGAGCGATGGCGATATCGCCGCCTTCATCCGGCGCAAGGCGGAAACCATCTACCACCCGGTCAGCACCTGCCGCATGGGCGTGGACCGGGATGCGGTGGTCGACCCGGAACTGCGCGTGCGCGGCGTGCACGGCCTGCGCGTGGTCGATGCCTCGATCATGCCCTCGCTGGTCAGCGGCAATACCAACGCACCGACGGTAATGATCGCCGAGAAGGCCAGCGACCTGATCCTGGCGAGCTGA
- a CDS encoding LemA family protein: protein MLSSVILLVILVVVALFFIGIYNGLVTARNGYKNAFSQIDVQLTRRHDLIPNLVEIAKGYIQHERETLEAVIAARNSAVSGLRAASANPGDAAAVQQLAASENQLTGALGRLFALSEAYPDLKANTTMMQLSEELTSTENKVAFARQAYNDGVLGYNNKREVFPNNLVAGMFAFGPASFLELDDPAKREVPKVKFT from the coding sequence ATGCTTTCGAGCGTGATCCTGCTGGTGATTCTGGTCGTCGTCGCACTGTTTTTCATCGGCATCTACAACGGCCTCGTCACCGCGCGCAACGGTTACAAGAACGCTTTCAGCCAGATCGACGTGCAGCTGACGCGCCGGCACGATCTGATCCCCAACCTGGTCGAGATCGCCAAGGGCTACATCCAGCACGAGCGCGAGACCCTGGAAGCGGTGATCGCCGCGCGCAACTCGGCGGTGTCGGGCCTCAGGGCCGCCAGCGCCAATCCGGGCGACGCCGCCGCGGTGCAGCAGCTCGCCGCCAGCGAAAACCAGCTCACCGGCGCGCTCGGGCGGCTGTTCGCGCTGTCGGAGGCCTATCCGGACCTCAAGGCGAACACCACCATGATGCAGCTCTCGGAGGAGCTGACCAGCACCGAGAACAAGGTCGCCTTCGCCCGCCAGGCCTACAACGACGGCGTGCTCGGCTACAACAACAAGCGCGAGGTGTTCCCGAACAACCTGGTCGCCGGCATGTTCGCCTTCGGCCCGGCGAGCTTCCTCGAACTCGACGACCCCGCCAAGCGCGAAGTCCCGAAGGTGAAGTTCACCTGA
- a CDS encoding M48 family metallopeptidase, whose product MNFFAHQAEARAKSRRMIGLFVLAVIAIVAAIDVVVLLVFGVVSADGREPVDPQMVTGSLVLSTLITLAVVGIGSLYKTMSLRGGGGAVARAMGGTLVPEDPRDFHLKRLRNVVEEMSIASGVPVPEIYVLDKESGINAFAAGYTPNDAAVAVTRGALDRLSRDELQGVIAHEFSHILNGDMRLNIRLMGLIFGLLVLGLSGRKVLEHMRHGGSKRDGAPILLIALAVMILGYLGVFLGRLIKAYVSRQREFLADASAVQFTRLSHGLSGALMKIGAFRAGSKLTEGDGEEVAHMLFGDGVGYGALTATHPPLVERIRRIDPRFDPQQLLKLSACEQGFEGIDEDSDPPAASALLAGFTAKAAAPASPRPLASERVPARAPDRVVAEIANPGIEHVDYAVAIRRSLPPILSTAAHMRERAIDAVLALLVAPDADPLPALAVVEAHLGAVRAKGCAELLDAARQLHPAQRLPVAQLALPALKRRPAGEIEQLLAGVDGLIHRDGHIEVFEYVLARLLRQQLGEAMEPGRAQPGHAKLVAVRKEALALLATLARHGHTREDAARRAFASGAAVLFPGEASAYAPPDGWIEALDQALPALDALLPAGKETLVLALATTVGHDGQVAISEAELLRLTCTLLHCPMPPVLG is encoded by the coding sequence GTGAACTTCTTCGCCCACCAGGCGGAGGCGCGCGCCAAGAGCCGGCGCATGATCGGGCTGTTCGTGCTCGCGGTCATCGCCATCGTTGCCGCCATCGATGTCGTGGTCCTGCTGGTCTTCGGCGTGGTATCCGCGGATGGCCGCGAGCCGGTCGATCCGCAGATGGTGACAGGCAGCCTGGTGCTGAGCACGCTGATCACGCTGGCGGTGGTCGGCATCGGCAGTCTGTACAAGACCATGAGTCTGCGCGGCGGCGGCGGTGCGGTGGCGCGCGCGATGGGTGGCACGCTGGTGCCGGAGGACCCGCGCGATTTCCACTTGAAGCGGCTGCGCAACGTGGTCGAGGAGATGTCGATCGCCTCGGGCGTGCCGGTGCCCGAGATCTACGTGCTCGACAAGGAATCGGGCATCAACGCCTTCGCCGCGGGCTACACCCCCAACGACGCCGCGGTCGCGGTCACCCGCGGGGCGCTGGACCGGCTCAGTCGCGATGAACTCCAGGGCGTGATCGCGCACGAGTTCAGCCACATCCTCAATGGCGACATGCGCCTGAACATCCGCCTGATGGGTCTGATCTTCGGCCTGCTGGTGCTCGGGCTGTCCGGGCGCAAGGTGCTCGAACACATGCGTCACGGCGGCAGCAAACGCGATGGCGCGCCGATCCTGCTGATTGCGCTGGCGGTGATGATCCTGGGCTATCTCGGGGTCTTCCTCGGGCGCCTGATCAAGGCCTATGTCTCGCGCCAGCGCGAGTTCCTCGCGGACGCCTCGGCGGTCCAGTTCACCCGCCTGTCGCACGGACTTTCGGGCGCGCTGATGAAGATCGGCGCCTTCCGTGCCGGCTCGAAGCTGACCGAGGGCGACGGCGAGGAAGTGGCGCACATGCTGTTCGGTGATGGCGTCGGCTACGGCGCGCTGACTGCCACCCACCCGCCGCTGGTCGAGCGCATCCGTCGCATCGACCCGCGCTTCGACCCGCAGCAACTGCTCAAACTGTCGGCCTGCGAGCAGGGCTTCGAAGGCATCGACGAAGACAGCGATCCGCCGGCGGCGAGCGCGCTGCTGGCGGGGTTCACAGCGAAGGCGGCGGCGCCGGCCAGCCCGCGGCCTCTCGCCAGCGAGCGCGTGCCGGCCCGCGCGCCCGACCGGGTGGTCGCTGAGATCGCCAATCCCGGCATCGAGCATGTCGATTACGCCGTGGCCATCCGCCGCTCGCTGCCGCCGATCCTGAGCACCGCCGCGCACATGCGCGAACGTGCCATCGACGCGGTGCTGGCCCTGCTGGTGGCCCCCGATGCCGATCCGCTGCCGGCGCTCGCGGTGGTCGAGGCGCACCTGGGCGCCGTGCGTGCGAAGGGTTGCGCCGAACTGCTCGACGCTGCGCGCCAGTTGCACCCGGCGCAGCGGCTGCCGGTGGCGCAGCTCGCGCTGCCGGCGCTCAAGCGCCGGCCGGCGGGCGAAATCGAACAACTGCTCGCCGGCGTCGACGGCCTGATCCATCGCGATGGCCACATCGAGGTGTTCGAATACGTGCTCGCGCGCCTGCTGCGGCAGCAGCTCGGCGAGGCGATGGAGCCCGGCCGCGCGCAGCCGGGGCATGCCAAGCTCGTGGCCGTGCGCAAGGAAGCGCTGGCGCTACTGGCCACCCTCGCGCGCCACGGCCACACCCGGGAGGACGCCGCGCGGCGCGCCTTCGCCTCCGGCGCCGCCGTGCTGTTTCCCGGCGAGGCCTCGGCCTACGCGCCACCGGATGGCTGGATCGAGGCCCTGGACCAGGCCCTGCCCGCCCTCGACGCACTGCTGCCCGCCGGCAAGGAAACCCTGGTGCTGGCGCTCGCCACCACCGTCGGCCACGACGGCCAGGTCGCCATCAGCGAAGCTGAGTTGCTACGCCTCACCTGCACCCTGTTGCACTGCCCGATGCCGCCGGTGCTGGGGTAG
- a CDS encoding PaaI family thioesterase: protein MSSTPARESGAPLPRLKLAPQQEGFASLVGPFYEIALPHGMRRAVLLDGRHLSPAGVVHAGAIASFAEFVLARGIEDEVGREVRYLTIDLQCQYLAAAFPNRWVYGEAHILRRTRELVFAAGEIFDQQRRIAFASGIWKRVGAE from the coding sequence ATGTCGTCTACACCCGCACGTGAATCCGGTGCCCCGCTGCCGCGACTCAAGCTGGCGCCGCAGCAGGAAGGATTCGCCAGCCTGGTCGGACCCTTCTACGAGATCGCCTTGCCGCACGGCATGCGCCGCGCCGTCCTGCTCGATGGTCGGCATCTCAGCCCTGCCGGAGTAGTGCATGCCGGCGCCATCGCCAGCTTCGCCGAGTTCGTGCTCGCCCGCGGCATCGAGGACGAAGTGGGCAGGGAGGTGCGCTACCTCACCATCGACCTGCAGTGCCAGTACCTCGCCGCCGCCTTTCCCAACCGCTGGGTCTACGGCGAGGCCCACATCCTGCGCCGCACCCGCGAACTGGTTTTCGCCGCCGGCGAGATCTTCGACCAGCAGCGTCGGATCGCCTTCGCCAGCGGCATCTGGAAACGGGTGGGCGCGGAGTAG